In one window of Serinus canaria isolate serCan28SL12 chromosome 18, serCan2020, whole genome shotgun sequence DNA:
- the LOC115484334 gene encoding uncharacterized protein LOC115484334, which translates to MKVPLGTAGGETEGGRAQGACRLLACPPAKLPLAPLTLGSSFWFLLPVPLVERPKTPKRGDSRPASPSGKTEGKEKDETASSDMPSAGESDMGQSDMGQSRARSAMARRGMGLKDMRRSGDTGQNDMEQKDMGRSVQWSNRGRDNMGRDDMRQDDMGQRDMRRKVQWSDAGENGMGQKGMGKSVRWSDRGGDDMGWDDMGRDEMGQKDMGQDDMGQIKNEEIEIDISEVKALPSSLDSPPEMTDMGEIKEEETKTSISKAPPHVQTKSSDGSFTTSEMHPRAPGSRVPVQQVQSVGGHPGSQDLWVPAESMAGTSRMLLRVPSSEYAPCDPLVKMSAQRSEFLPSMPPAFPGLSMRLPHLRRQEQREEAADGYSRRSPMYSGGKHTSVSAVQRMEPLLPDPNMPGTYELMGKDGVVYRGRIPPD; encoded by the exons ATGAAAGTacctctgggcacagctgggggggAGACGGAGGgtgggagggcacagggggccTGCAGACTGCTGGCTTGTCCCCCAGCCAAGCTCCCCCTGGCTCCCCTGaccctgggcagctccttctGGTTTCTTCTTCCAGTTCCCCTCGTGGAAAGGCCCAAGACACCAAAGCGTGGGGACAGCCGGCCTGCCAGCCCCAGCGGCAAGACAGAGGGCAAAGAGAAGGACGAGACTGCAAGCAGCGACATGCCCTCCGCTGGGGAAAGTGACATGGGACAGAGTGAcatgggacagagcagggcacgGAGTGCCATGGCACGGAGGGGCATGGGACTGAAGGACATGAGGCGATCAGGTGACACAGGACAGAATGACATGGAACAGAAGGACATGGGAAGGAGTGTGCAATGGAGCAACAGAGGACGGGATAACATGGGACGGGATGACATGAGACAGGATGACatgggacagagggacatgAGACGAAAGGTGCAATGGAGCGATGCAGGAGAGAATGGCATGGGACAGAAGGGCATGGGGAAGAGTGTGCGATGGAGTGACAGAGGAGGGGATGACATGGGATGGGATGACATGGGACGGGATGAGATGGGACAGAAGGACATGGGACAGGATGACATGGGACAGATCAAGAATGAAGAGATCGAGATAGACATCTCTGAGGTAAAGgctcttcccagctctctggaCAGTCCCCCTGAGATGACTGACATGGGAGAGATCAAGGAAGAAGAGACCAAGACGAGCATCTCCAAG GCTCCTCCCCATGTTCAGACAAAGAGTTCAGATGGCAGTTTCACCACCTCAGAAATGCATCCAAGAGCCCCTGGCAGCCGTGTCCCAGTCCAGCAGGTGCAGTCAGTAGGAGGCCACCCAGGATCCCAGGACCTCTGGGTCCCAGCTGAGAGCATGGCTGGGACTAGCAG GATGCTCCTAAGGGTGCCCTCTTCCGAGTACGCACCTTGTGACCCGCTTGTGAAGATGTCTGCCCA ACGCTCTGAGTTCCTCCCGTCCATGCCGCCGGCATTCCCCGGGCTCTCCATGCGCCTGCCCCATCTCcgcaggcaggagcagag GGAGGAGGCGGCCGACGGCTATTCCCGCAGATCGCCGATGTACTCCGGGGGAAAACACACCAGCGTCAGCGCCGTGCAGCGCATGGAGCCCCTGCTTCCAGACCCCAACATG CCTGGCACGTACGAATTGATGGGCAAGGATGGAGTCGTGTACCGGGGCCGGATTCCCCCGGACTGA
- the UBALD2 gene encoding UBA-like domain-containing protein 2 has product MSVNMEELRHQVMINQFVLAAGCAADQAKQLLQAAHWQFETALSAFFQETNIPSSHHPPQMMCTPSNTPATPPNFPDALAMFSKLRTSESLQSSNSPITSMACSPPGSFSPFWASSPPSHQPAWLPPSSPTTHGLHHHLHHPQPSWPPTPPAPAPPQKAVATMDGQR; this is encoded by the exons aTGTCCGTGAACATGGAGGAGCTGCGGCACCAGGTGATGATCAACCAGTTCGTGCTGGCGGCGGGCTGCGCCGCCGACCAggccaagcagctgctgcaggcggCACACTGGCAGTTCGAG ACAGCCCTCAGCGCCTTCTTCCAGGAGACCAACATTCCCAGCAGCCACCATCCCCCCCAGATG atGTGCACCCCCAGCAACACGCCGGCCACGCCGCCCAACTTTCCGGACGCGTTGGCCATGTTCTCCAAGCTGCGCACCTCGgagagcctgcagagcagcaacaGCCCCATCACCTCCATGGCCTGCTCCCCCCCAGGCAGCTTCAGCCCCTTCTGGGCCTCCTCGCCCCCCAGCCAccagcctgcctggctgcccccGTCCTCGCCCACCACCCACGGCCTCCACCACCACCTGCACCACCCGCAGCCCTCCTGGCCGCCCACCCCCCCGGCCCCTGCCCCCCCACAGAAAGCCGTGGCCACCATGGATGGGCAGAGATAA